The proteins below are encoded in one region of Streptomyces sp. NBC_00490:
- a CDS encoding globin domain-containing protein: MLSAESTAAVKATLPAVAGALDAITTRFYTTMFRDRPELLDGMFNRGNQADGTQQRALAGSIAGFAAALVDDPGTRPDALLARIAHKHTAVGVTDAHYTIVHKYLFGAIAEVLGDAVTPQVAEAWDEVYWLMAGALIAQEARLYQEAGVTPGEIWRPWTVVERHEDTTDVTSFLLRPADGRPAPAAKAGQYVSVRTRMPDGVHQVRQYSLSADPGGDLRRITVKRVAGTDTAPDGEVSHLLHRTVRPGDELTLSAPCGDVSLDEADTPLVLVSAGIGCTPMVGMLAHLAATGSTRRVLVLHADTAPAAHALRAETRDLADRLPYAATEFWYERPGPAEPDAHTGLMDLTGLDVPTDATVYLCGPLPFMRTIRTRLLSLGIPAHHIHYEVFGPDLWLPDTA, encoded by the coding sequence ATGCTGTCCGCCGAGTCCACCGCCGCCGTGAAGGCCACACTGCCCGCCGTGGCCGGGGCGCTCGACGCGATCACCACCCGGTTCTACACCACGATGTTCCGCGACCGGCCCGAGTTGCTGGACGGGATGTTCAACCGCGGCAACCAGGCCGACGGCACCCAGCAACGGGCACTGGCCGGCTCGATCGCCGGCTTCGCCGCCGCCCTCGTCGACGACCCCGGCACCAGGCCGGACGCCCTGCTGGCGAGGATCGCCCACAAGCACACCGCGGTCGGGGTCACCGACGCGCACTACACGATCGTCCACAAGTACCTCTTCGGCGCGATAGCCGAGGTCCTCGGCGACGCGGTCACCCCGCAGGTGGCCGAGGCCTGGGACGAGGTCTACTGGCTGATGGCCGGTGCCCTGATCGCCCAGGAGGCCCGCCTCTACCAGGAGGCGGGGGTGACGCCGGGCGAGATCTGGCGGCCGTGGACCGTCGTCGAGCGCCACGAGGACACCACGGACGTGACCTCCTTCCTGCTGCGTCCCGCGGACGGCCGACCCGCCCCGGCGGCGAAGGCGGGACAGTACGTCAGCGTCCGGACCCGCATGCCGGACGGCGTGCACCAGGTGCGCCAGTACAGCCTGTCCGCGGACCCCGGCGGCGACCTGCGCCGCATCACGGTCAAACGGGTCGCGGGGACGGACACCGCCCCGGACGGCGAGGTGTCGCATCTGCTGCACCGCACGGTGCGCCCCGGGGACGAACTGACCCTCTCGGCGCCCTGCGGCGACGTCTCCCTCGACGAGGCCGACACACCACTGGTCCTCGTCTCCGCGGGCATCGGCTGCACCCCCATGGTCGGCATGCTCGCCCACCTCGCCGCAACCGGCTCCACCCGCCGGGTCCTCGTCCTGCACGCGGACACCGCCCCGGCCGCACACGCCCTGCGCGCCGAGACGCGTGATCTGGCGGACCGGCTGCCGTACGCGGCGACCGAGTTCTGGTACGAGCGGCCCGGCCCCGCCGAACCCGACGCGCACACCGGTCTGATGGACCTCACCGGTCTGGACGTACCGACCGACGCCACCGTGTACCTGTGCGGCCCCCTGCCCTTCATGCGCACGATCCGCACCCGGCTGCTGAGCCTCGGCATCCCCGCACACCACATCCACTACGAGGTGTTCGGCCCCGACCTGTGGCTGCCCGACACGGCCTGA
- a CDS encoding universal stress protein, translated as MDLPVVVGVDGSEPGLRAVDWAVDEAVRRGAPLRLVYASLWERYEGARLAEDQGEPYEWSRAEGIVETAARRAHSRGPDVKISTEVVAEEPEYVLVRESRSASLLVTGSRGRSGIAEALSGSVSLTVAGHAHCPMIVVRGSHDNQARTGTHGRVVVGVAEKPMGSAAVVFAYEEARRRGVPVEAVRAWRCPAHESAGHPLLAGEPARLHEQRAAEELEAALQDAPADVELRRRTVEGHTRTALVNASRDADLLVIGARRHQRHFGLQLGRVAHGVLHHSACPVAIVPERMGAAEDRRHRM; from the coding sequence ATGGACCTGCCGGTCGTCGTCGGCGTGGACGGCTCCGAGCCGGGCCTGCGCGCCGTGGACTGGGCCGTCGACGAGGCCGTCCGGCGCGGGGCGCCGCTGCGCCTCGTGTACGCCTCGCTGTGGGAGCGGTACGAGGGCGCCCGGCTCGCCGAGGACCAGGGCGAGCCGTATGAGTGGTCGCGGGCCGAGGGCATCGTCGAGACCGCGGCCCGTCGTGCCCACAGCCGCGGGCCCGACGTGAAGATCTCCACCGAGGTGGTGGCCGAGGAGCCCGAGTACGTGCTGGTGAGGGAGAGCAGGAGCGCCTCGCTGCTGGTGACGGGCAGCCGAGGCCGCAGCGGCATCGCCGAGGCTCTGTCGGGTTCGGTGAGCTTGACCGTGGCGGGTCACGCGCACTGCCCGATGATCGTCGTGCGGGGCAGCCATGACAACCAGGCCCGGACCGGCACGCACGGTCGTGTCGTCGTCGGGGTCGCGGAGAAACCGATGGGCTCGGCAGCGGTGGTCTTCGCCTACGAGGAGGCTCGGCGGCGTGGGGTGCCGGTGGAGGCCGTACGGGCCTGGCGGTGCCCCGCGCACGAATCCGCCGGCCATCCGCTGCTCGCCGGAGAGCCCGCCAGGCTGCACGAACAGCGGGCGGCCGAGGAACTCGAAGCGGCGCTCCAGGACGCCCCGGCCGATGTCGAGTTGCGCCGCCGCACGGTCGAGGGCCACACCCGGACCGCACTGGTGAACGCCTCGCGCGACGCCGACCTCCTGGTCATCGGAGCCCGGCGCCATCAACGCCACTTCGGGCTCCAACTGGGCCGGGTGGCGCATGGAGTACTGCACCACTCCGCCTGCCCGGTCGCCATCGTGCCCGAACGCATGGGCGCGGCCGAGGACCGACGGCACAGGATGTGA
- a CDS encoding universal stress protein, with protein sequence MTRTITVGLDGSAESRAAAEWAAREARSLGLPLKLVHVWEPVPEPLAQAPLRGAETQAHWTERIPREAAAGLRLRHPGLEVTTEQLSGHPADVLASAAKDAELLVLGSRGLSGIGGFMVGSVGLSVVAHSERPVVLVRAGEQAADEHEMDPVGIPSAATAFRPVVLGLDIGSPDEELIGFAFAAAARRATSLRVVHGWNPPPYYAYGLASDLELHAELARRETTALAEVLSPWRKKHPDVEITEESRYGTPGNHLVDASRDASLVVVGRRVRRSPFGAHIGPVTHTVLHHSAAPVAVVPHS encoded by the coding sequence ATGACCCGCACGATCACCGTCGGTCTGGACGGCTCGGCCGAGAGCCGTGCCGCGGCCGAATGGGCGGCCCGCGAGGCACGTTCGCTCGGCCTGCCGCTGAAGCTGGTCCATGTCTGGGAGCCCGTACCGGAGCCCCTGGCACAGGCACCGCTGCGGGGCGCGGAGACGCAGGCCCACTGGACCGAGCGGATCCCGCGGGAGGCGGCCGCGGGCCTCCGGTTGCGCCACCCCGGCCTCGAGGTGACCACCGAGCAACTGTCCGGTCACCCCGCGGACGTCCTGGCGAGCGCGGCGAAGGACGCCGAGCTGCTGGTGCTGGGCTCGCGCGGGCTGAGCGGGATCGGCGGGTTCATGGTCGGCTCGGTCGGGCTGTCGGTCGTGGCGCACTCCGAGCGGCCGGTCGTCCTGGTCCGGGCCGGTGAGCAGGCCGCCGACGAGCACGAGATGGATCCCGTCGGCATCCCGTCCGCGGCCACCGCTTTCCGGCCCGTCGTCCTCGGCCTCGACATCGGGAGCCCGGACGAGGAGCTGATCGGGTTCGCGTTCGCCGCAGCGGCCCGCCGTGCCACGTCCCTGCGGGTCGTCCACGGCTGGAACCCGCCCCCGTACTACGCCTACGGGCTCGCCTCGGACCTCGAACTCCACGCGGAACTGGCCCGGCGCGAGACCACCGCGCTGGCCGAGGTCCTGTCGCCGTGGCGCAAGAAGCACCCGGACGTCGAGATCACGGAGGAGTCCCGCTACGGCACCCCCGGCAACCATCTCGTCGACGCCTCCCGCGATGCCTCCCTGGTCGTCGTCGGCCGCCGGGTCCGCCGCAGCCCGTTCGGCGCCCACATCGGCCCTGTCACGCACACCGTCCTGCACCACTCCGCCGCCCCCGTCGCCGTCGTCCCCCACTCCTGA